In one window of Macrotis lagotis isolate mMagLag1 chromosome 5, bilby.v1.9.chrom.fasta, whole genome shotgun sequence DNA:
- the LOC141489302 gene encoding olfactory receptor 14A2-like: MANLTVITEIFLMGFSSSWELQILHAILFLVIYLVALLGNLLIFTLISLNGKLHTPMYFFLKNLSFLDLCLVSTTVPKSIANSLNHSYTISFLECVSQLFLMMLFVASELFLLTAMSYDRYVAICQPLHYEVIMNSETCVKLAAASWLTGGLFGVLYSASTFTLPFCGSKKINQFFCDVPSLLRISCSESYLAVYVTMVLGFSLGIFCSIYITISYSHIFSTVLKIPTKEDRLKAFSTCMPHLIVLTIFVTTAVIVYLKPQQESDSVLDMVLSMFYTVVPPTLNPVIYSLRNKDMKIALRKLMTWKYLSKRLIPKFFP, translated from the coding sequence ATGGCAAATCTCACTGTGATTACAGAAATCTTCCTCATGGGCTTTTCCAGCAGCTGGGAGCTACAAATTTTACATGCTATCCTCTTCTTGGTCATCTACCTAGTGGCTCTGCTGGGAAATCTACTCATATTCACCCTCATCTCTCTCAATGGGAAACTCCATACTCCTATGTACTTCTTTCTAAAGAATTTGTCCTTTTTAGATCTTTGTCTTGTTTCTACCACAGTTCCCAAATCAATTGCAAATTCCCTCAATCACAGTTACACCATCTCTTTCTTAGAGTGTGTATCACaactatttttaatgatgttatttGTAGCATCAGAGCTTTTTCTTCTCACAGCAATGTCCTATGACCGGTATGTGGCCATCTGTCAGCCCCTACACTATGAAGTCATTATGAACAGTGAAACTTGTGTGAAACTGGCAGCTGCTTCCTGGCTTACTGGAGGCTTGTTTGGGGTCCTGTACTCAGCTAGTACATTCACTTTGCCCTtttgtggctccaagaagatCAACCAGTTTTTCTGTGATGTCCCTTCTTTACTTAGGATCTCCTGCTCTGAATCATATCTTGCAGTTTATGTCACTATGGTTTTGGGATTTAGTCTAGGGATTTTCTGCTCCATTTACATCACAATTTCTTACAGCCACATTTTTTCAACTGTGCTGAAGATTCCAACTAAAGAGGATCGATTAAAAGCCTTCTCCACTTGCATGCCCCATCTCATTGTTCTCACGATTTTTGTCACAACAGCTGTCATTGTTTATCTAAAGCCACAGCAAGAATCTGACTCAGTTCTAGACATGGTGTTGTCCATGTTCTATACAGTGGTGCCTCCAACCCTGAACCCTGTCATCTATAGCCTGAGGAATAAGGACATGAAGATTGCTCTGAGGAAGCTTATGACCTGGAAATACTTATCAAAGAGATTAATACCAAAGTTTTTTccatga